A genomic window from Pseudomonas argentinensis includes:
- a CDS encoding DUF2835 domain-containing protein has product MASLILDIALSADRVQAIYQGRANRIQALSRDGRRVSIPAHHFRPFLTHAGIHGSFELQFNDAGELLSLRRLS; this is encoded by the coding sequence ATGGCCAGCCTGATTCTGGATATCGCATTATCCGCAGACCGCGTGCAGGCGATCTATCAGGGGCGGGCCAACCGCATTCAGGCGCTCAGTCGCGATGGACGCCGGGTCAGCATTCCGGCCCACCATTTCCGACCGTTTCTGACCCACGCCGGTATCCATGGTTCCTTCGAGCTGCAATTCAACGATGCCGGTGAGCTGCTGAGCTTGCGGCGCTTGTCCTAG
- a CDS encoding DUF6685 family protein, whose translation MSLPEQPSPLSSRLAALAQRVGLLARGCRPIFERASQLQLPFSAIPTFGDNICWLGGPPLQRLKDLPRSALSGPVQEDKAEAHAALTRLIEVEHRQLQQFDLRLVDSLVHCDGSYGSLEDYAASEACRQIRIISYRDFLKHLGKALPDYPHQRLELFHAQWRGERLFWAGDRHPQAFASAVAYARLRGLEITLPAHITYYRISPEGLHDLEQRYHALAMPCAAWSDASFMQLLMEHEVPYARLSLLRTPGSPEFLLLPKHSPQACALGEGLLQAGAPDMLRYVRELG comes from the coding sequence ATGAGCCTGCCTGAACAGCCCAGCCCTCTCTCCTCACGCCTGGCCGCCCTGGCTCAGCGCGTGGGCCTGCTTGCTCGTGGCTGCAGGCCCATCTTCGAACGCGCCAGCCAGTTGCAGCTGCCGTTCTCCGCCATTCCCACCTTTGGCGACAATATCTGCTGGCTTGGCGGCCCGCCCCTGCAGCGCCTCAAGGACCTGCCGCGCAGTGCCCTGTCCGGCCCGGTGCAGGAAGACAAGGCCGAAGCCCACGCCGCCCTGACCCGGCTCATCGAGGTCGAACATCGCCAGCTGCAGCAGTTCGACCTGCGCCTGGTCGACAGCCTGGTGCATTGCGACGGCAGCTACGGCAGCCTCGAGGACTATGCGGCCAGCGAAGCCTGCCGGCAGATTCGCATCATCAGCTATCGCGACTTCCTCAAGCACCTGGGCAAGGCGTTGCCGGACTATCCCCATCAGCGCCTCGAACTGTTTCACGCCCAGTGGCGCGGCGAGCGGCTGTTCTGGGCCGGCGATCGCCATCCGCAAGCCTTTGCCAGCGCAGTGGCCTACGCGCGGCTGCGCGGCCTGGAAATCACCCTGCCGGCGCACATCACCTACTACCGCATCAGCCCCGAGGGCCTGCACGATCTGGAACAGCGTTACCACGCCCTGGCGATGCCTTGCGCGGCCTGGAGCGATGCCTCTTTCATGCAGCTGCTGATGGAGCACGAGGTGCCCTATGCGCGCCTGAGCCTGCTGCGCACGCCGGGCTCGCCGGAGTTCCTGTTGCTGCCCAAACATTCGCCCCAGGCCTGCGCGCTGGGTGAAGGCCTGCTCCAGGCCGGCGCACCGGACATGCTGCGCTACGTGCGAGAACTGGGCTGA
- a CDS encoding alpha/beta fold hydrolase, which produces MRIALASLLIAGSLPALAAETPRYGAELQGFDYPHEVKRFNFESQGNSLQMAYMDVQPEKANGRTVLLMHGKNFCAATWEGSIKALTAAGYRVVAADQVGFCKSSKPAHYQYSFQQLASNTHALLEQIGVDKVTVMGHSMGGMLATRYALLYPEQVEQLVMVNPIGLEDWKTLGVPYLSVDQWYQRELKTTAEASRNYQKNTYYAGQWRPEFDRWVDMQAGMFKGDGKEIVAWNSALTYDMVYTQPVVYEFSELQMPTLLLIGEQDNTAVGKDAAPEALRSKLGNYKALGPATAKRIPDATLVTFPDLGHSPQIQEPERFHKALLDGLQKKPAGN; this is translated from the coding sequence GTGCGCATTGCCCTCGCTTCTTTGCTGATTGCAGGCAGCCTGCCTGCCCTTGCTGCCGAAACACCGCGCTATGGCGCCGAGCTGCAGGGTTTCGACTACCCCCATGAAGTCAAACGCTTCAACTTCGAGTCGCAAGGCAATTCGCTGCAGATGGCCTATATGGACGTGCAGCCCGAGAAGGCCAACGGCCGCACCGTGCTGCTGATGCACGGCAAGAACTTCTGCGCGGCAACCTGGGAGGGCAGCATCAAGGCGTTGACCGCCGCGGGGTACCGCGTGGTAGCAGCGGACCAGGTCGGCTTCTGCAAATCCAGCAAGCCGGCTCACTACCAATACAGCTTCCAACAACTGGCCAGCAACACCCACGCGCTGCTCGAACAGATCGGCGTCGACAAGGTGACCGTCATGGGCCACTCCATGGGCGGCATGCTCGCCACCCGCTACGCCCTGCTCTACCCCGAACAGGTCGAGCAACTGGTGATGGTCAACCCGATCGGCCTGGAGGATTGGAAAACCCTCGGAGTGCCTTACCTGAGCGTCGATCAGTGGTACCAGCGCGAACTGAAAACCACCGCCGAGGCCAGCCGCAACTACCAGAAGAACACCTACTACGCCGGTCAGTGGCGGCCCGAGTTCGATCGCTGGGTCGACATGCAGGCAGGCATGTTCAAGGGTGACGGCAAGGAAATCGTCGCCTGGAACTCGGCGCTGACCTACGACATGGTCTACACCCAGCCGGTGGTCTACGAATTTTCCGAACTGCAGATGCCCACGCTGCTGCTGATCGGCGAGCAGGACAACACCGCCGTCGGCAAGGACGCCGCGCCCGAAGCGCTGCGCAGCAAGCTGGGCAACTACAAGGCGCTGGGCCCGGCCACGGCCAAGCGCATTCCCGATGCGACCCTGGTGACCTTCCCCGACCTGGGCCATTCGCCACAGATCCAGGAGCCCGAGCGCTTTCACAAAGCGCTGCTCGACGGCCTGCAGAAGAAACCCGCAGGCAATTGA
- a CDS encoding NAD-glutamate dehydrogenase, producing MAFFTAASKADFQHQLQAALAQHVSEQDQPQVALFAEQFFGIIALEELTQRRLSDLVGCTLSAWRLLAQFDPAQPQVRIFNPDYEKHGWQSTHTGIEVLHPDIPFLVDSVRIELKRRGYSIHTLQNSVLSVRRDAQGALLELLPKGSTGEGVSRESLMFLEINRCASNVEIKSLQKTLLEVLEEVRLSVADFQPMKAKAQELLGKLGDGTFGHGSADPAELEEIKVFLAWLQDNHFTFLGYEEFTVHDAVDGGHLQYDESALLGLSKRLRSGLSKDDLHIEPYALAYLREPTLLSFAKAAQPSRVHRPAYPDFVSIREIDATGKVVKECRFLGIYTSTAYSESVRDIPYIRRKVAEVEKRSGFISQGHLSKELVKVLEVLPRDDLFQTPVDELASTALSIVQIQERNKVRLFLRFDPYGRFVYALAYVPRDIYSTETRLRIQQVLVDRLQASDCEFWTYFSESVLARVQFILRVDPKNKLDIDPQQLEREVVQACRSWTDDYAALAVENFGEAKGTRVLSDFPKSFPAGYRERFAPHSAVVDMQHLRSLSEERPLVMSFYQPLVPGERQLHCKLYHADTPLALSDVLPVLENLGLRVLGEFPYRLQHQNGREFWIHDFAFTYPEGMKLDIQQLNDTLQDAFVHIVRGDAENDSFNRLVLNAGLAWRDVALLRAYARYLKQIRLGFDLGYIANTLLNHADIARELVRLFKTRFYLARKLSADDLNDKQQKLEQAILGALDNVAVLNEDRILRRYLDLIKATLRTNFYQPDALGEVKNYFSFKFNPSAIPELPRPVPKFEIFVYSPRVEGVHLRFGNVARGGLRWSDREEDFRTEVLGLVKAQQVKNAVIVPVGAKGGFVPRRLPVGGGRDEIQAEAIACYRIFISGLLDITDNLKEGEVAPPANVVRHDADDPYLVVAADKGTATFSDIANGIANEYGFWLGDAFASGGSAGYDHKGMGITAKGGWVSVQRHFRERGIDVQKDLTTVIGIGDMAGDVFGNGLLLSESLQLVAAFNHLHIFIDPNPDAARSFVERKRLFDLPRSSWADYDASLISQGGGIFLRSAKSIAISPEMKARFDIQADKLAPTELLNALLKAPVDLIWNGGIGTYVKSSRESHADVGDKANDVLRVDGRELRAKVVGEGGNLGMTQLGRVEYGLNGGASNTDFIDNAGGVDCSDHEVNIKILLNEIVTAGDMTGKQRNTLLAEMTEDVGNLVLGNNYKQTQALSLAERRARERQGEYKRLMAALEASGKLDRALEFLPSEEELNERATKGQGLTRPELSVLISYSKIELQEALIKSDIADDEYLSREMETAFPARLAQEYGEAMRRHRLKREIVSTQIANDLVNHMGITFVQRLKESTGVGSAQVAAAYVVVRDVFHLPFWWRQIEALDNQVPADLQLTMMDELMRLGRRATRWYLRSRRNDLDAARDVAHLGPRVKALAMRLDELLEGPARDEWMARYQTYVEAGVPELLSRVVAGTGHLYTLLPIIESADLTGREPTEVAAAYFAVADALDLSWYLQQISGLSVESNWQALAREAFRDDLDAQQRAITVSVLQLANGPESIEARVEMWLEQNRRLADRWKAMLAELRAATGSDYAMYAVANRELSDLAQSQLPVLPA from the coding sequence ATGGCGTTCTTCACCGCGGCCAGCAAAGCCGACTTCCAGCATCAACTGCAAGCGGCCCTGGCGCAGCACGTCAGCGAGCAGGACCAGCCACAAGTGGCCCTGTTCGCCGAACAGTTCTTTGGCATCATCGCCCTCGAAGAGCTGACTCAGCGGCGACTTTCCGACCTCGTTGGCTGCACCCTTTCTGCCTGGCGCCTGCTGGCCCAGTTCGACCCCGCCCAGCCCCAGGTTCGCATCTTCAACCCCGATTATGAAAAGCACGGCTGGCAGAGCACCCATACCGGCATCGAAGTGCTGCACCCGGACATCCCGTTCCTGGTCGACTCCGTGCGTATCGAACTCAAGCGTCGTGGCTACAGTATCCATACCCTGCAGAACAGCGTGCTCAGCGTGCGCCGCGATGCCCAGGGCGCGTTGCTCGAACTGCTGCCCAAGGGCAGCACGGGCGAGGGCGTCAGCCGCGAGTCGCTGATGTTCCTGGAGATCAACCGCTGCGCCAGCAACGTCGAGATCAAGTCGTTGCAGAAGACCCTGCTCGAAGTGCTCGAGGAAGTACGCCTGAGCGTGGCCGACTTCCAGCCCATGAAGGCCAAGGCCCAGGAACTGCTGGGCAAGCTGGGTGACGGCACCTTCGGTCATGGCAGCGCCGACCCGGCCGAGCTGGAAGAGATCAAGGTGTTTCTCGCCTGGCTGCAGGACAACCATTTCACCTTTCTCGGCTACGAGGAATTCACCGTTCACGACGCCGTCGATGGCGGCCACCTGCAGTACGACGAAAGCGCGCTGCTGGGCCTGTCCAAGCGCCTGCGCAGCGGCCTGAGCAAGGACGACCTGCATATCGAACCCTACGCGCTGGCCTACCTGCGCGAGCCCACCCTGCTGTCGTTCGCCAAGGCTGCGCAACCAAGCCGCGTGCACCGCCCGGCCTACCCGGACTTCGTCTCCATCCGTGAAATCGATGCCACCGGCAAGGTGGTCAAGGAGTGCCGCTTCCTCGGCATCTACACCTCGACCGCCTACAGCGAGAGCGTGCGTGATATTCCCTATATCCGCCGCAAGGTCGCCGAGGTCGAGAAGCGCTCCGGGTTCATTTCCCAGGGTCACCTGAGCAAGGAGCTGGTCAAGGTTCTTGAAGTGCTGCCGCGCGACGACCTGTTCCAGACGCCGGTCGACGAACTGGCCAGCACGGCGCTGTCGATCGTGCAGATCCAGGAGCGCAACAAGGTGCGCCTGTTCCTGCGCTTCGACCCCTACGGCCGCTTCGTCTACGCGCTGGCCTACGTGCCGCGGGACATCTACTCCACCGAAACCCGCCTGCGTATCCAGCAGGTGCTGGTCGACCGCCTGCAGGCCAGCGACTGCGAGTTCTGGACCTACTTCTCCGAGTCGGTGCTGGCCCGTGTGCAGTTCATCCTGCGCGTGGACCCGAAGAACAAGCTGGACATCGACCCCCAGCAACTCGAGCGCGAAGTCGTCCAGGCTTGCCGCTCGTGGACCGACGACTACGCCGCCCTGGCCGTGGAGAACTTCGGCGAAGCCAAGGGCACCCGGGTGCTCAGCGATTTCCCGAAAAGCTTCCCGGCCGGTTACCGCGAGCGCTTCGCGCCGCACTCGGCAGTGGTGGACATGCAGCACCTGCGCAGCCTCTCCGAGGAACGCCCGCTGGTGATGAGCTTCTACCAGCCATTGGTGCCGGGTGAGCGTCAGCTGCACTGCAAGCTGTACCACGCCGATACGCCGCTGGCGCTGTCCGACGTGCTGCCGGTGCTGGAGAACCTCGGCCTGCGCGTGCTGGGTGAATTCCCTTATCGCCTGCAGCACCAGAACGGTCGCGAATTCTGGATTCACGATTTCGCCTTCACCTACCCCGAAGGCATGAAGCTCGACATCCAGCAGCTCAACGACACCCTGCAGGACGCCTTCGTGCACATCGTGCGCGGCGACGCCGAGAACGACTCCTTCAACCGCCTGGTGCTGAACGCCGGCCTGGCCTGGCGTGACGTGGCGCTGCTGCGCGCCTATGCCCGCTACCTGAAGCAGATCCGTCTGGGCTTCGACCTGGGCTACATCGCCAACACGCTGCTCAACCATGCCGATATCGCCCGCGAGCTGGTGCGCCTGTTCAAGACGCGCTTCTACCTGGCGCGCAAGCTCAGTGCCGATGACCTGAACGACAAGCAGCAGAAGCTCGAGCAGGCCATTCTCGGCGCCCTGGACAACGTCGCGGTGCTCAACGAAGACCGTATCCTGCGTCGCTACCTGGACCTGATCAAGGCGACCCTGCGCACCAACTTCTACCAGCCCGACGCTCTGGGCGAGGTGAAGAACTACTTCAGCTTCAAGTTCAACCCGAGCGCGATTCCCGAACTGCCACGGCCGGTGCCGAAGTTCGAGATTTTCGTCTACTCGCCGCGGGTCGAAGGTGTGCACCTGCGCTTCGGCAACGTCGCCCGTGGTGGCCTGCGCTGGTCCGACCGCGAAGAGGACTTCCGTACCGAAGTGCTCGGCCTGGTCAAGGCCCAGCAGGTCAAGAACGCGGTGATCGTGCCGGTCGGCGCCAAGGGCGGCTTCGTACCGCGGCGCCTGCCGGTGGGCGGCGGCCGTGACGAGATCCAGGCCGAGGCCATCGCCTGCTACCGCATCTTCATCAGCGGCCTGCTGGACATCACCGATAACCTCAAGGAAGGCGAGGTGGCGCCGCCGGCCAACGTGGTGCGCCATGACGCCGATGATCCCTATCTGGTGGTCGCCGCCGACAAGGGCACCGCGACCTTCTCCGATATCGCCAACGGCATTGCCAACGAATACGGCTTCTGGCTCGGCGATGCGTTCGCCTCGGGCGGTTCGGCCGGTTACGACCACAAGGGCATGGGCATCACCGCCAAGGGCGGCTGGGTCTCGGTGCAGCGTCACTTCCGCGAGCGCGGCATCGACGTGCAGAAGGACCTGACCACCGTGATCGGCATCGGCGACATGGCCGGTGACGTGTTCGGCAACGGCCTGCTGCTCTCCGAGTCGCTGCAACTGGTGGCTGCCTTCAACCACCTGCATATCTTCATCGACCCGAACCCGGATGCCGCGCGCAGTTTCGTCGAGCGCAAGCGCCTGTTCGACCTGCCGCGTTCGAGCTGGGCCGACTACGACGCCTCGCTGATCTCCCAGGGCGGCGGCATCTTCCTGCGCAGCGCCAAGAGCATCGCCATCAGCCCGGAGATGAAGGCGCGCTTCGATATCCAGGCCGACAAGCTGGCGCCGACCGAGCTGCTCAACGCGCTGCTCAAGGCGCCCGTTGATCTGATCTGGAACGGCGGCATCGGCACCTACGTCAAGTCCAGTCGCGAGAGCCATGCCGATGTCGGCGACAAGGCCAACGACGTGCTACGCGTCGACGGCCGCGAACTGCGTGCCAAGGTGGTGGGTGAGGGCGGCAACCTGGGCATGACCCAGCTCGGCCGCGTCGAGTACGGCCTCAATGGCGGGGCCAGCAACACCGACTTCATCGACAACGCCGGTGGGGTGGACTGCTCCGACCATGAGGTGAACATCAAGATCCTGCTCAACGAGATCGTCACCGCCGGCGACATGACCGGCAAGCAGCGCAACACGCTGCTCGCCGAGATGACCGAGGACGTGGGCAATCTGGTACTGGGCAACAACTACAAGCAGACCCAGGCGCTGTCCCTGGCCGAGCGCCGTGCCCGGGAACGCCAGGGCGAGTACAAGCGCCTGATGGCGGCGCTGGAGGCCTCCGGCAAACTGGACCGTGCCCTGGAGTTCCTGCCCAGCGAGGAAGAGCTCAACGAGCGCGCCACCAAGGGCCAGGGGCTTACCCGTCCCGAGCTGTCGGTGTTGATCTCCTACAGCAAGATCGAGCTGCAGGAAGCCCTGATCAAGTCCGATATCGCCGATGACGAGTACCTGTCGCGGGAGATGGAAACCGCCTTCCCGGCGCGCCTGGCCCAGGAGTATGGCGAGGCCATGCGCCGTCACCGCCTCAAGCGCGAGATCGTCAGCACGCAGATCGCCAACGATCTGGTCAATCACATGGGCATCACCTTCGTGCAGCGTCTGAAGGAGTCCACCGGGGTGGGTTCAGCCCAGGTTGCCGCGGCTTATGTCGTGGTGCGGGATGTATTTCACCTGCCGTTCTGGTGGCGGCAGATCGAGGCCCTGGATAACCAGGTGCCGGCCGACCTGCAGCTGACCATGATGGACGAGCTGATGCGTCTGGGCCGCCGCGCCACGCGCTGGTATCTGCGCAGCCGTCGCAATGACCTGGATGCCGCCCGTGATGTCGCCCATCTCGGTCCGCGGGTCAAGGCACTGGCCATGCGCCTGGACGAGTTGCTCGAAGGCCCGGCTCGTGACGAGTGGATGGCGCGCTACCAGACCTACGTCGAAGCCGGCGTACCGGAGCTGCTGTCCCGGGTGGTCGCCGGCACTGGCCACCTGTATACGCTGCTGCCGATCATCGAGTCGGCGGACCTCACCGGTCGCGAACCGACCGAGGTGGCGGCCGCCTACTTCGCGGTGGCCGACGCGCTGGACCTGTCCTGGTATCTGCAGCAGATCAGCGGCCTGAGCGTGGAAAGCAACTGGCAGGCCCTGGCCCGCGAAGCCTTCCGCGACGACCTGGACGCGCAGCAGCGCGCCATCACCGTCTCGGTCCTGCAACTGGCCAACGGGCCGGAGTCGATCGAGGCGCGGGTGGAGATGTGGCTGGAGCAGAACCGCCGACTGGCCGACCGCTGGAAAGCCATGCTCGCCGAGCTGCGTGCCGCCACCGGCAGCGACTACGCCATGTACGCCGTGGCCAACCGCGAGCTGAGCGACCTGGCGCAAAGCCAGCTGCCGGTGCTGCCGGCCTGA
- a CDS encoding methyl-accepting chemotaxis protein — MPLFLSWKQKFRLLILITLSSLALMTAASFWASQTLGNALQARENATAYAGASAALMNQWLKLGAERRRLTPDDETRFQDSLTALAARSRQYAERAAGLGDDAVIGSSRQIDELLKEDIRLQHSWLEQSHELGLTPFDGQRARLAESGKGLERVSISLIQASIAEALSNQRDYLATFDETYAERVRTALADLQTRIVELEWQDSQVGKAVAAYTADFAAADAMIQHIATTEKHLFDQGRQIENSIEAQGVHLQQNLLANATRQAEQARSTANWAMGLTFVLVSLFMLLTLGRASRLLMSQLERVNRLLAQVAAGNLTVRIDVGHNHRDEFNQLGSASNQMTQGIAGVIRQVLDGNQQLNQLHSYLNDAMRRLEENSTQVEMQTEQAASASQQISATVHEMAQRTTDVGNATQAAYQSARNGASVINASADNMRCLSRLIQDSHAQVSALSQSSTRVTSIIDVINGLADQTNLLALNAAIEAARAGEAGRGFSVVADEVRSLAQKTVAATTDIAVIVNELRQQTQQIDQLMNSGLDLAMQGERSSAEVAQAIDGITGSMEHLSAEMNQVVVAIEQISCTTEEIAAKVEDINLHTGKTKTLRLSLDEHTRGLSRQVEALNHSAGQFRIA; from the coding sequence ATGCCACTATTCCTCTCCTGGAAGCAGAAGTTTCGCCTGCTGATCTTGATAACCCTCTCCAGCCTGGCGCTGATGACGGCCGCCTCCTTCTGGGCCAGCCAGACCCTCGGCAACGCCCTGCAGGCCAGGGAAAACGCCACGGCCTATGCCGGCGCCTCGGCCGCGCTGATGAACCAATGGCTCAAGCTGGGCGCCGAACGGCGACGCCTCACGCCCGATGACGAAACGCGCTTTCAGGACAGCCTGACCGCGCTGGCCGCGCGTTCCCGACAATACGCCGAGCGCGCCGCGGGCCTGGGTGATGATGCCGTCATCGGCAGCTCCCGGCAGATCGACGAGCTGCTGAAGGAAGATATCCGCCTGCAGCACAGCTGGCTGGAACAGTCCCACGAGCTGGGCCTGACGCCATTCGACGGACAGCGCGCCAGGCTTGCCGAGAGCGGCAAGGGCCTTGAGCGGGTGAGCATCAGCCTGATCCAGGCATCGATCGCCGAAGCCTTGAGCAACCAGCGTGACTACCTGGCCACCTTCGACGAGACCTATGCCGAGCGTGTACGCACGGCGCTGGCCGATCTGCAGACGCGCATCGTCGAACTGGAATGGCAGGACAGTCAGGTCGGCAAGGCGGTGGCCGCCTATACCGCGGATTTCGCCGCCGCGGATGCTATGATCCAGCACATCGCCACCACCGAAAAGCACCTGTTCGACCAAGGCCGGCAGATCGAGAACAGCATCGAAGCCCAAGGCGTTCATCTGCAACAGAACCTGCTGGCCAACGCCACTCGCCAGGCCGAACAGGCGCGCAGCACCGCCAACTGGGCCATGGGCCTGACCTTCGTACTGGTGTCGCTGTTCATGCTGCTCACCCTGGGCCGTGCGTCGCGCCTCCTGATGTCGCAGTTGGAGCGGGTCAACCGCCTGCTCGCCCAGGTCGCGGCGGGCAATCTCACCGTGCGGATCGACGTCGGCCACAACCACCGTGACGAATTCAATCAACTGGGCAGCGCCTCGAACCAGATGACCCAGGGCATCGCCGGGGTGATTCGCCAGGTGCTCGACGGCAACCAGCAGCTCAACCAGCTGCACAGCTACCTCAATGACGCCATGCGCCGCCTCGAGGAGAACAGCACCCAGGTGGAGATGCAGACCGAGCAGGCCGCCTCGGCTTCCCAGCAGATTTCCGCCACCGTCCACGAGATGGCCCAGCGCACCACCGACGTCGGCAACGCCACCCAGGCGGCCTACCAGTCGGCGCGCAACGGCGCCTCGGTGATCAATGCCAGCGCCGACAACATGCGCTGCCTCTCGCGGCTGATCCAGGACAGCCACGCCCAGGTCAGCGCCCTCAGCCAGTCGAGCACCCGAGTCACCAGCATCATCGACGTGATCAACGGCCTGGCCGACCAGACCAACCTGCTGGCCCTCAATGCCGCCATCGAGGCGGCCCGGGCTGGCGAGGCCGGCCGCGGCTTCTCGGTGGTCGCCGATGAAGTGCGCTCCCTGGCCCAGAAGACCGTGGCGGCGACCACCGATATCGCAGTGATCGTCAACGAACTGCGCCAGCAGACCCAGCAGATCGACCAGTTGATGAACAGCGGTCTCGACCTGGCGATGCAGGGCGAGCGCAGTTCCGCTGAAGTGGCCCAGGCCATCGACGGCATCACCGGCTCCATGGAACACCTGAGTGCGGAGATGAATCAGGTGGTAGTGGCCATCGAGCAGATTTCCTGCACCACCGAGGAGATCGCCGCCAAGGTCGAGGACATCAACCTGCACACCGGCAAGACCAAGACCCTGCGCCTGAGCCTGGACGAACACACCCGGGGCCTGTCGCGCCAGGTCGAGGCGCTCAACCACAGCGCCGGCCAGTTCCGTATCGCCTGA
- a CDS encoding AAA family ATPase: MEHRDALLALRHFLASQILGQEKLIDRLLIALLADGHMLVEGAPGLAKTKAIKELAEGIEAEFHRIQFTPDLLPADITGTEIYRPETGSFVFQQGPIFHNLVLADEINRAPAKVQSALLEAMAERQVSVGRSTYDLSPLFLVMATQNPIEQEGTYPLPEAQLDRFLMHVKIGFPDASVERKILAQARGEALHGETKPDHRLSQQAIFSARKEILGLYMADAVEEYLVQLVMASRTPGKFDAELAEWIAHGSSPRGSIALDRCARAHAWLAGRDFVSPEDIQAVLFDVLRHRIILSFEAEASGIDQDRVVQRILDVVAVA; this comes from the coding sequence ATGGAACACAGAGACGCGCTGCTCGCTCTTCGCCACTTTCTCGCCAGCCAGATTCTCGGTCAGGAAAAGCTCATCGATCGTTTGCTGATCGCCCTGCTTGCCGACGGTCATATGCTGGTCGAAGGTGCCCCCGGCCTGGCCAAGACCAAGGCGATCAAGGAGCTGGCCGAAGGCATCGAGGCCGAGTTCCACCGCATCCAGTTCACCCCCGACCTACTGCCCGCCGACATCACCGGTACCGAGATCTATCGCCCGGAAACCGGCAGTTTCGTGTTCCAGCAGGGGCCGATCTTCCATAACCTGGTGCTCGCCGACGAGATCAACCGCGCCCCGGCCAAGGTGCAGTCGGCGCTGCTCGAAGCCATGGCCGAGCGCCAGGTGTCGGTGGGCCGCAGCACCTACGACCTGTCGCCGCTGTTCCTGGTCATGGCCACCCAGAACCCCATCGAGCAGGAAGGCACCTACCCGCTGCCCGAAGCACAGCTCGACCGTTTCCTGATGCACGTGAAGATCGGCTTCCCCGACGCCAGCGTGGAACGCAAGATTCTCGCCCAGGCCCGCGGCGAAGCGCTGCACGGCGAAACCAAGCCGGATCACCGCCTCAGCCAGCAGGCGATCTTCTCCGCCCGCAAGGAAATCCTCGGCCTCTATATGGCCGATGCGGTGGAGGAATACCTGGTGCAGCTGGTGATGGCTTCGCGCACGCCCGGCAAATTCGACGCCGAGCTGGCCGAGTGGATCGCCCACGGCTCCAGCCCGCGTGGCTCCATCGCCCTGGACCGCTGCGCACGAGCCCATGCCTGGCTGGCCGGGCGCGATTTCGTCAGCCCCGAAGACATCCAGGCGGTGCTGTTCGACGTGCTGCGCCACCGCATCATCCTGTCGTTCGAGGCCGAGGCGTCGGGCATCGACCAGGACCGTGTGGTCCAGCGCATCCTCGACGTGGTCGCGGTGGCTTGA
- a CDS encoding DUF58 domain-containing protein → MLSPADNPELQAGIRTDLKQLIDMRHRVREVQLFSTPGRRSPLIGLHHSKLRGRGVDFDQVRVYQPGDDVRTIDWRVTARTQEPHTKLFHEERERPIYLLVEQSRQLFFGSGLMFKSVLAARAAGLIGWAALGHNDRIGGLVFGGQDLHEIKPRRSKQSLLQLLSRLARANQALSTDTPLLRDSFGQALRRAREVLRPGSLVVILCDERTLGDSSEQQLMLLARHTDLLLLPVSDPFDHALPASGLLRFGAGDAQLDVDTDDAALQHRYRDLAQARRARWQRLAHKLGVPLLSLSTGQELVEQLHEHLDNLRPGKSA, encoded by the coding sequence ATGCTCTCGCCCGCGGATAACCCTGAGCTGCAGGCGGGCATCCGTACCGATCTCAAGCAACTGATCGACATGCGCCACCGGGTGCGCGAGGTGCAGCTGTTTTCCACGCCCGGCCGGCGCAGCCCATTGATCGGCCTGCACCACTCGAAACTGCGCGGGCGCGGTGTGGACTTCGACCAGGTGCGGGTCTACCAGCCCGGCGACGACGTGCGCACCATCGACTGGCGCGTCACCGCACGCACCCAGGAGCCGCACACCAAGCTGTTCCATGAGGAGCGCGAGCGGCCCATCTACCTGCTCGTCGAGCAGAGCCGCCAGCTGTTCTTCGGCTCCGGCCTGATGTTCAAGTCAGTGCTCGCCGCCCGCGCCGCCGGGTTGATTGGCTGGGCCGCCCTGGGCCACAACGACCGCATCGGCGGGCTGGTTTTCGGCGGCCAGGACCTCCACGAGATCAAGCCGCGGCGCAGCAAGCAGAGCCTCTTGCAATTGCTCAGCCGCCTGGCCCGCGCCAACCAGGCGTTGTCCACCGATACACCACTGCTGCGCGACAGCTTCGGCCAGGCCCTGCGCCGCGCCCGGGAAGTGCTGCGCCCTGGCAGCCTGGTGGTGATCCTCTGCGACGAACGCACCCTGGGCGACAGCAGCGAGCAGCAACTGATGCTGCTGGCCCGGCACACCGACCTGCTGCTGCTGCCGGTCTCCGATCCCTTCGACCATGCCCTGCCCGCTTCCGGGCTGCTGCGCTTCGGCGCAGGCGATGCCCAGCTGGACGTGGACACCGACGACGCCGCCCTGCAGCACCGCTACCGCGACCTGGCCCAGGCACGCCGCGCCCGCTGGCAGCGCCTGGCGCACAAGCTCGGCGTGCCGCTGCTGTCGCTGTCCACCGGGCAGGAGCTGGTCGAGCAGCTGCACGAGCACCTCGACAACCTGCGCCCGGGTAAATCGGCATGA